Proteins encoded within one genomic window of Kibdelosporangium phytohabitans:
- a CDS encoding right-handed parallel beta-helix repeat-containing protein: protein MEGTVMPFFVDPSGDDTAQGTIDQPLATLWRARQLAGPGGVITLRAGTYRLTEPITLSERDSGVTIQAHDGEQVVLSGGHTVSDWSRGEDGVWTAPVPGLSPRQLYVAGRRAGRASRTLDQPLARTDSGYEMTEPQRWRGEMEMVYQGVYPWSHARCPVTGVDGTAITMAQPAFGWAAELYQSIISWDGPGAGENNGADTPTSIENSPDFLTEGTFAVADGVLHYLPRPGEAVGEVTVPVLETLLRADNARDVVFRGITFADATWLRPNTPGGFLHYHGNGYYDGGEIMTVTFAEGAGQVKVPADAASMPGALRLHGCSGVTFDRCRLTRLGGVALEVQGGAGNVVRDSVIDVVAGGGAVIGGGARDCRIEDTHIHDIGLDYHGSPAILLAGTSGTVIAHNEIGDVPHAGIVVYDGTSTHVLDNLVHDTMQVLADGGGIYIAGTQGTSHADGALIRGNVVRDTVTPYNFALYTDYGASWVTVQGNVIHRNDKPVVLEVSPPLEHVVFAGNYWDADPGTAPDTVTLTDNTVLAEADFATHDAVSAIVATAGRRRRAVPDTANLV from the coding sequence ATGGAGGGGACAGTTATGCCGTTCTTCGTCGATCCGTCCGGTGACGACACCGCCCAGGGCACCATCGACCAGCCGTTGGCCACGTTGTGGCGAGCCAGGCAACTGGCCGGGCCCGGCGGCGTGATCACCCTGCGCGCCGGGACCTACCGCCTCACCGAACCGATCACCCTGTCCGAGCGGGACTCCGGTGTGACGATTCAAGCGCACGACGGCGAGCAGGTCGTCCTCAGCGGCGGGCACACCGTCAGCGACTGGAGCAGGGGAGAGGACGGTGTCTGGACGGCTCCCGTCCCGGGACTGTCACCGCGTCAGCTCTATGTGGCCGGGCGCCGTGCCGGTCGCGCGTCGCGGACGCTCGATCAGCCACTGGCCCGCACCGACAGCGGCTACGAGATGACCGAGCCACAGCGGTGGCGCGGTGAGATGGAGATGGTCTACCAGGGCGTGTACCCGTGGTCGCACGCCCGCTGCCCGGTCACGGGCGTCGACGGGACGGCGATCACCATGGCCCAGCCCGCGTTCGGCTGGGCGGCTGAGCTCTACCAGTCGATCATCAGCTGGGACGGTCCCGGCGCGGGGGAGAACAACGGCGCCGACACCCCCACCTCGATCGAGAACAGCCCGGATTTCCTCACCGAGGGCACGTTCGCGGTCGCCGACGGCGTGCTGCACTACCTCCCGCGCCCCGGCGAGGCTGTCGGCGAGGTCACCGTTCCCGTGCTGGAGACGCTGCTCCGGGCCGACAACGCCCGTGATGTCGTGTTCCGCGGCATCACGTTCGCCGACGCCACCTGGCTGCGGCCGAACACGCCCGGGGGATTCCTGCACTACCACGGCAACGGCTACTACGACGGCGGCGAGATCATGACCGTCACGTTCGCCGAAGGCGCGGGCCAGGTCAAGGTCCCGGCCGACGCGGCGAGCATGCCCGGTGCGCTGCGGTTGCACGGCTGCTCGGGCGTCACGTTCGACCGCTGCCGGCTGACCCGTCTCGGCGGGGTCGCGCTGGAGGTGCAGGGCGGCGCGGGCAATGTCGTGCGCGACAGCGTGATCGACGTGGTCGCCGGTGGCGGTGCCGTGATCGGCGGCGGCGCCCGTGACTGCCGGATCGAGGACACCCACATCCACGACATCGGCCTGGACTACCACGGATCACCGGCGATCCTGCTCGCGGGCACGAGCGGCACCGTCATCGCGCACAACGAGATCGGCGACGTGCCCCACGCGGGGATCGTCGTCTACGACGGCACGTCGACCCACGTGCTCGACAACCTGGTGCACGACACCATGCAGGTCCTCGCCGACGGCGGCGGCATCTACATCGCGGGTACGCAAGGAACCTCGCACGCGGACGGCGCGCTGATCCGCGGCAACGTCGTGCGCGACACCGTCACCCCGTACAACTTCGCGCTGTACACCGACTACGGCGCCTCCTGGGTGACCGTGCAGGGCAACGTCATCCACCGCAACGACAAACCCGTCGTGCTGGAGGTGTCACCGCCGCTCGAGCACGTCGTGTTCGCCGGCAACTACTGGGACGCCGACCCCGGCACGGCCCCTGACACGGTGACGCTCACGGACAACACCGTGCTGGCCGAGGCCGACTTCGCCACCCACGACGCGGTGTCCGCCATCGTCGCCACAGCCGGCCGGCGACGCCGCGCTGTGCCTGATACTGCGAATCTAGTTTAA
- a CDS encoding S8 family serine peptidase → MLRSRRGVLVGSVFAAALMATGVINAVGSDTPQDAQFIYLANRTFDPTRTSSRAAAAESGNGAYLVQFRGVLTDAQRAQLRSLGARIGTYIPDFTYVVRMGTSTKKSVSELNFVRWLGDYQPADKVETATIPASRAAASGPYLVTLVEPDAADQNAVAERVRRAGGQVEVISESRQHLSVSVGAGQVAAISKLPEVLAIGALSAPETDINTAREASGANAIETAGGYRGQGVRGEVMDGGLRATHQEFRARPPVMHGSNSSDTSHGTSTYGEIFAQGASAARRGFLPEGQGIFATYNKPDRYAHTRELVAPTGNYRAVFQSNSWGSTLTTAYTTVSAAMDKIVFDHDILICQSQSNAGTRNSRPEAWAKNVLSVGGQYHYNTLSRTDDRWNRGASIGPAADGRLKPELSNYYDAIDTTSSSSDTSYTTSFGGTSGATPITCGNAGLLFQMWADGVFDGAPGKARDVFTSRPHASTAKALLVNTANQYPFSGTEHDMTRTHQGWGSASVGNAYNVAKANGWKFPVLVNETDLLTQGQTKSYTVNVSAAKPLKATLVYTDPAGSPSASVTRVNDLTLRVTAPNGTVYYGNNGLAAGTQSTPGGSPNTVDTVENVLLDSAAPGAWKVDVIASQINADGHVETTATDADYALVVQ, encoded by the coding sequence ATGCTGCGGTCACGACGCGGCGTGCTTGTGGGTTCCGTATTCGCCGCCGCACTGATGGCCACGGGCGTCATCAACGCGGTCGGCTCCGACACACCGCAGGACGCCCAGTTCATCTACCTGGCCAATCGGACTTTCGATCCGACCAGGACCAGTTCGCGGGCCGCCGCTGCCGAGTCCGGCAACGGCGCGTATCTCGTTCAGTTCCGCGGTGTTCTGACCGACGCCCAGCGTGCGCAATTGCGTTCGCTGGGCGCTCGAATCGGTACGTACATTCCTGATTTCACGTATGTCGTGCGGATGGGTACGTCGACAAAGAAATCAGTGTCCGAGTTGAATTTCGTGCGTTGGCTCGGTGACTACCAGCCCGCCGACAAGGTCGAGACCGCGACGATACCGGCGTCGAGGGCCGCCGCGTCCGGGCCGTACCTTGTCACGCTCGTCGAGCCGGACGCGGCCGACCAGAACGCGGTCGCCGAGCGTGTCCGGCGCGCGGGCGGGCAGGTGGAGGTGATCTCCGAAAGCCGCCAGCACCTGTCGGTGTCGGTGGGCGCGGGGCAGGTCGCCGCGATCAGCAAGCTGCCGGAGGTGCTGGCCATCGGTGCGCTGTCCGCGCCCGAGACGGACATCAACACCGCGCGGGAGGCCTCGGGCGCCAACGCGATCGAGACCGCCGGCGGGTACCGCGGGCAGGGCGTGCGCGGTGAGGTGATGGACGGTGGTCTGCGGGCCACGCACCAGGAGTTCCGTGCCCGGCCGCCGGTCATGCACGGCTCGAACTCCAGCGACACCAGCCACGGCACGTCGACCTACGGTGAGATCTTCGCCCAGGGCGCGAGTGCGGCACGGCGTGGTTTCCTGCCCGAGGGGCAGGGGATCTTCGCGACGTACAACAAGCCGGACCGGTACGCGCACACGCGTGAGCTGGTGGCGCCGACGGGCAACTACCGCGCGGTGTTCCAGAGCAACAGCTGGGGCAGCACGCTGACGACGGCGTACACGACGGTGTCGGCGGCGATGGACAAGATCGTGTTCGACCACGACATCCTGATCTGCCAGTCGCAGTCCAACGCGGGCACGCGCAACTCGCGGCCGGAGGCGTGGGCGAAGAACGTGCTGTCGGTGGGCGGGCAGTACCACTACAACACGTTGTCGCGCACGGACGACAGGTGGAACCGTGGTGCGAGTATCGGCCCGGCGGCGGACGGCAGGTTGAAGCCGGAGTTGTCGAACTACTACGACGCGATCGACACGACCTCGTCGTCGAGTGACACGTCGTACACGACGTCGTTCGGTGGCACGAGTGGCGCCACGCCGATCACGTGTGGCAACGCGGGCCTGCTGTTCCAGATGTGGGCGGACGGTGTGTTCGACGGTGCGCCCGGCAAGGCGCGTGACGTGTTCACGTCCCGGCCGCATGCCTCGACGGCGAAGGCGTTGCTGGTGAACACGGCTAACCAGTACCCGTTCTCCGGCACCGAGCACGACATGACCCGGACCCACCAGGGTTGGGGTAGTGCGAGTGTGGGCAACGCCTACAACGTGGCGAAGGCCAACGGCTGGAAGTTCCCGGTCCTGGTCAACGAGACGGACCTGCTGACGCAGGGCCAGACCAAGAGCTACACCGTGAACGTGTCGGCGGCGAAGCCGTTGAAGGCGACGCTGGTCTACACCGACCCGGCGGGCAGCCCGAGTGCGTCGGTGACGCGGGTCAACGACCTGACGCTGCGCGTGACGGCGCCGAACGGCACGGTGTACTACGGCAACAACGGTTTGGCGGCGGGCACCCAGTCCACTCCGGGCGGTTCACCGAACACTGTGGACACGGTGGAGAACGTGCTGCTGGACTCGGCGGCGCCGGGGGCGTGGAAGGTGGACGTGATCGCCAGCCAGATCAACGCGGACGGTCACGTGGAGACGACAGCGACGGACGCGGACTACGCGCTGGTCGTGCAGTAA
- a CDS encoding LLM class flavin-dependent oxidoreductase, producing MDVYLLILGDHLPDPRTGRTLSEPDRIRAMVDQAVVAEQAGFTGVAIGEHHFTHYIVSAPELLLATIAARTSTLRLSTGVTLLAHRDPVRVAEELATLDVLSSGRAELIVARGVSTETDVAFGISPSDLRPRFHEYLRLLLQLLQERDVTWHGDFRSPLKNVTTTPRPIQQPHPTLWVGSGSANSADFAAELGMPLMLPSTLRDPGVYVDVVARYRSFTSGRVALPSHVYVAENNARERWKPYLTAYAHFASPWRGDGSGIDVDRLMEGAAICGNPAEVADRLNAQQKLLGLDAHLVLIDIGGLPPQDVLASIRLFGEKVIPQLNA from the coding sequence GTGGACGTCTACCTGCTGATCCTCGGGGATCACCTGCCGGACCCACGCACCGGACGGACCCTGTCCGAACCCGACCGCATCCGCGCGATGGTCGACCAGGCCGTGGTCGCCGAACAAGCCGGGTTCACCGGCGTCGCCATCGGCGAACACCACTTCACCCACTACATCGTCTCCGCACCCGAACTCCTGCTCGCCACCATCGCCGCCCGCACCAGCACCCTGCGCCTGTCCACCGGCGTGACCCTGCTGGCACACCGCGACCCGGTCCGGGTCGCCGAAGAACTCGCCACCCTCGACGTGCTCTCCTCCGGACGCGCCGAACTCATCGTGGCCAGAGGCGTGTCGACGGAAACCGACGTGGCCTTCGGCATCTCCCCCTCGGACCTGCGGCCCCGCTTCCACGAATACCTGCGGCTCCTGCTGCAACTGCTGCAAGAACGCGACGTCACCTGGCACGGCGACTTCCGCAGCCCGCTCAAGAACGTCACCACCACACCCCGCCCGATCCAGCAACCCCACCCGACCCTGTGGGTGGGCAGCGGATCAGCGAACTCAGCCGACTTCGCCGCCGAACTCGGCATGCCCCTGATGCTGCCCAGCACACTGCGCGACCCCGGCGTGTACGTGGACGTGGTAGCCCGATACCGGAGTTTCACCTCAGGCCGGGTGGCGCTGCCCAGCCACGTCTACGTCGCCGAGAACAACGCACGCGAACGCTGGAAGCCCTACCTGACCGCGTACGCCCACTTCGCCAGCCCCTGGCGCGGCGACGGATCGGGCATCGACGTGGACCGGCTGATGGAAGGAGCCGCGATCTGCGGAAACCCCGCCGAAGTCGCCGACCGGCTCAACGCCCAGCAGAAGCTGCTGGGACTGGACGCACACCTGGTGCTCATCGACATCGGCGGACTGCCACCGCAGGACGTACTCGCCTCCATCAGGCTGTTCGGCGAGAAGGTCATTCCCCAGCTCAACGCCTGA
- a CDS encoding GH92 family glycosyl hydrolase, producing the protein MAHRRTSRPRPAITRLAAAAVTITLWTTMPATAAAQPSGPTGFASSFEHGDPQPDWTDTAEKASGVTNDDPTRIPGDITDKVAQVTASGENPGSGEVKENLVDHDPGTKWLVFQRTGWVQFTFTEPVDVVRYALTSANDAPGRDPRDWTLTASDDGRDWTTLDTQTGQSFDKRLHTKEYKFTGGTKHLHYRLDFTANNGDPILQLAEAQFSETTPQAEARIQLAPTMSTAVGDGPTSAFTAKTKAGFTGRKALRYAGTHTATGRAYSYNKLFDINVVVTPTTRLSYLLFPEFLLDDLTYPSTHTAVDLAFTDGTYLSDLGALDLHGNPLTPQGQAASRTLYTQQWNHIAADIGTVAAGKTIDRILLAYDNPTGPTGFTGWADDITITATPATATKTSPADHVLTTRGTNATSAFSRGNNFPATAVPHGFNFWTPVTNAASTSWLYDYARANNADNLPTLQAFSASHEPSPWMGDRQTFQIMPSTAAGTPDASRTARALPFRHSNETATAHHYGVTFDNGVTTDIAPTDHAALFRFGFPDTANLIFDNVNNNGGLTLNPATRTITGYSDVRSGLSAGAGRLFVYATFDKPVTAGGMLPGGGGPAVTGYLKFDTGTDKTVTMRIATSLLSVDQARTNLEQEISASGTVDTVSARAKAAWNAKLRTIEVEGATPDQLTTLYSNLYRLFLYPNSGFENTGTRQNPAYKYASPVAPSTGPDTPTHTGAKITDGTIYVNNGFWDTYRTTWPAYTLLTPTQAGEMIDGFVRQYRDGGWISRWSSPGYANLMTGTSSDVSFVDAYLKGITNFDARGAYDAAIRNATVTPPNQSVGRKGIDKSIFLGYTPTSTGEGMSWALEGYINDFGIAQMAKALADTAAPGDPRTQEYLDNAEYFRNRAQNYVTMFDPAIGFFQGKTENGTWRTTPATYDPREWGHDYTETNGWNMAFTVPHDGQGLANLYGGRDKLATKLDTFFTEPETARHPGSYGGTIHEMLEARDVRMGQYGHSNQPAHHIPYMYDHTGQPAKTQQKVRDITSRLYLGSEIGQGYPGDEDNGEMSAWWLFSALGFYPLQMGAPTYAIGSPLFTKATVNLENGRTIVINAPKNSRHNIYIQNLKVNGKTYDKTYLTHDLLTHGATLDFDMGPRPSAWATGPDAVPPSLTTGTQIAKPLRDTTNLPGPLFDNNSQTETTATTVDLTPPRPHDVVDFYTVTSGKNAAADPRDWVLKGSFDGKHWATVDTRTAQQFPWRQQTKPFKLTKPSRYTHYRLEFSTPATVAELESLAKPTPGCTQTITGTHNGPLRVTGVLCLTDATVNGPIQIDTGGSLYAFGSTVNGPLTGNHPTALALIGSKTTGPVALTRTRGELTIGATTITGPVSLADNNAPVIGSSTVTGPLACTGNTPPPTNNGLTNTVTGPRTGQCSQI; encoded by the coding sequence CCCGCAACCGGACTGGACCGACACCGCCGAGAAGGCCTCCGGCGTCACCAACGACGACCCCACCCGCATCCCCGGCGACATCACCGACAAGGTCGCCCAGGTCACCGCCAGCGGCGAGAACCCCGGCTCCGGCGAAGTCAAGGAAAACCTCGTCGACCACGACCCCGGCACCAAGTGGCTCGTGTTCCAACGCACCGGATGGGTCCAGTTCACCTTCACCGAACCCGTCGACGTCGTCCGCTACGCCCTCACCTCCGCCAACGACGCCCCCGGCCGCGACCCCCGCGACTGGACCCTCACCGCCTCCGACGACGGCCGCGACTGGACCACACTCGACACCCAGACCGGCCAGTCGTTCGACAAACGGCTCCACACCAAGGAATACAAGTTCACCGGCGGCACCAAACACCTGCACTACCGGCTGGACTTCACCGCCAACAACGGCGACCCCATCCTGCAACTGGCCGAAGCCCAGTTCTCCGAAACCACCCCGCAGGCCGAAGCGCGCATCCAGCTCGCCCCCACCATGAGCACCGCCGTCGGCGACGGCCCCACCAGCGCCTTCACCGCCAAAACCAAAGCCGGGTTCACCGGCCGCAAAGCCCTGCGCTACGCCGGCACCCACACCGCCACCGGCCGCGCCTACTCCTACAACAAACTCTTCGACATCAACGTTGTCGTCACCCCGACCACCAGACTGTCCTACCTGCTGTTCCCCGAATTCCTGCTCGACGACCTCACCTACCCCAGCACCCACACCGCCGTCGACCTCGCCTTCACCGACGGCACCTACCTCAGCGACCTGGGCGCCCTGGACCTGCACGGCAACCCGCTGACCCCGCAAGGCCAAGCGGCGTCCCGCACCCTCTACACCCAGCAGTGGAACCACATCGCCGCCGACATCGGCACCGTCGCCGCAGGCAAAACCATCGACCGGATCCTGCTGGCCTACGACAACCCCACAGGCCCCACCGGGTTCACAGGCTGGGCCGACGACATCACCATCACCGCGACACCCGCCACCGCCACCAAAACCAGCCCGGCCGACCACGTCCTGACCACCCGCGGCACCAACGCCACCAGCGCCTTCTCCCGCGGCAACAACTTCCCCGCCACCGCCGTCCCGCACGGCTTCAACTTCTGGACACCCGTCACCAACGCCGCCTCCACCAGCTGGCTCTACGACTACGCACGCGCCAACAACGCCGACAACCTCCCCACCCTGCAAGCATTCTCCGCCAGCCACGAACCCAGCCCCTGGATGGGCGACCGGCAAACCTTCCAGATCATGCCCTCCACCGCCGCCGGCACACCCGACGCGTCCCGCACTGCACGCGCCCTGCCCTTCCGCCACAGCAACGAAACCGCCACCGCACACCACTACGGCGTCACATTCGACAACGGCGTCACCACCGACATCGCCCCCACCGACCACGCCGCACTGTTCCGCTTCGGCTTCCCCGACACCGCCAACCTCATCTTCGACAACGTCAACAACAACGGCGGCCTCACCCTCAACCCCGCCACCCGCACCATCACCGGCTACTCCGACGTCCGCAGCGGACTGTCCGCGGGCGCCGGGCGCCTCTTCGTCTACGCCACCTTCGACAAACCCGTCACCGCCGGCGGCATGCTCCCCGGCGGAGGCGGCCCAGCCGTCACCGGCTACCTCAAGTTCGACACCGGCACCGACAAGACCGTCACCATGCGCATCGCCACCTCACTGCTCAGCGTCGACCAGGCCCGCACCAACCTCGAACAGGAAATCAGCGCCTCCGGCACCGTCGACACCGTCAGCGCCCGCGCCAAAGCCGCCTGGAACGCCAAACTCCGGACCATCGAGGTCGAAGGCGCCACCCCCGACCAGCTCACCACCCTCTACTCCAACCTCTACCGGCTGTTCCTCTACCCCAACTCCGGCTTCGAGAACACCGGCACACGCCAGAACCCCGCCTACAAGTACGCCAGCCCCGTCGCACCCAGCACCGGCCCCGACACCCCCACCCACACCGGCGCCAAAATCACCGACGGCACGATCTACGTCAACAACGGCTTCTGGGACACCTACCGCACCACCTGGCCCGCCTACACCCTGCTCACCCCCACCCAAGCCGGCGAGATGATCGACGGTTTCGTGCGGCAATACCGCGACGGCGGCTGGATCTCCCGCTGGTCCTCCCCCGGCTACGCCAACCTCATGACCGGCACCAGCTCCGACGTCTCCTTCGTCGACGCCTACCTCAAAGGCATCACCAACTTCGACGCCCGCGGCGCCTACGACGCCGCCATCCGCAACGCCACCGTCACCCCACCCAACCAGAGCGTCGGCCGCAAAGGCATCGACAAGTCCATCTTCCTCGGCTACACCCCCACCTCCACCGGCGAAGGCATGTCCTGGGCACTGGAGGGCTACATCAACGACTTCGGCATCGCCCAGATGGCGAAAGCCCTCGCCGACACAGCCGCACCCGGCGACCCCCGCACACAGGAATACCTCGACAACGCCGAATACTTCCGCAACCGCGCCCAGAACTACGTCACCATGTTCGACCCCGCCATCGGCTTCTTCCAAGGCAAAACCGAAAACGGCACCTGGCGCACCACCCCCGCCACCTACGACCCCCGCGAATGGGGCCACGACTACACCGAGACCAACGGCTGGAACATGGCCTTCACCGTCCCCCACGACGGCCAAGGCCTCGCCAACCTCTACGGCGGCCGCGACAAACTCGCCACCAAACTCGACACGTTCTTCACCGAACCCGAAACCGCCCGCCACCCCGGCTCCTACGGCGGCACCATCCACGAAATGCTCGAAGCCCGCGACGTCCGCATGGGCCAGTACGGACACAGCAACCAGCCCGCACACCACATCCCCTACATGTACGACCACACCGGCCAGCCAGCCAAAACCCAGCAGAAGGTCCGCGACATCACCAGCCGCCTCTACCTCGGCAGCGAAATCGGCCAGGGCTACCCCGGCGACGAGGACAACGGCGAAATGTCCGCGTGGTGGCTGTTCAGCGCACTCGGGTTCTACCCGCTGCAAATGGGCGCACCCACGTACGCCATCGGCTCACCCCTGTTCACCAAAGCCACCGTGAACCTGGAAAACGGCCGCACCATCGTCATCAACGCACCGAAGAACTCCCGCCACAACATCTACATCCAGAACCTGAAAGTCAACGGAAAAACCTACGACAAGACCTACCTCACCCACGACCTGCTCACCCACGGCGCGACACTCGACTTCGACATGGGCCCCCGGCCCTCCGCCTGGGCCACCGGCCCCGACGCCGTCCCACCGTCGCTGACCACCGGCACCCAGATCGCGAAACCCCTGCGGGACACCACGAACCTGCCCGGCCCGCTGTTCGACAACAACTCCCAGACCGAAACGACCGCCACCACCGTCGACCTCACCCCACCACGACCCCACGACGTCGTCGACTTCTACACCGTCACCTCCGGCAAAAACGCCGCCGCCGACCCCCGCGACTGGGTCCTGAAAGGCTCCTTCGACGGCAAACACTGGGCCACCGTCGACACCCGCACCGCCCAGCAATTCCCATGGCGCCAGCAGACGAAACCGTTCAAACTCACCAAACCCAGCCGCTACACCCACTACCGGCTCGAATTCAGCACCCCGGCCACCGTCGCCGAACTGGAATCCCTCGCCAAACCCACACCCGGCTGCACCCAGACCATCACCGGAACCCACAACGGGCCACTACGCGTCACCGGCGTGCTCTGCCTCACCGACGCCACCGTCAACGGCCCCATCCAGATCGACACAGGCGGGTCACTCTACGCCTTCGGCAGCACCGTCAACGGACCACTGACCGGCAACCACCCCACCGCACTCGCCCTGATCGGCAGCAAGACCACCGGCCCGGTCGCCCTCACCAGAACCCGCGGCGAACTGACCATCGGCGCCACCACCATCACCGGACCCGTGTCCCTCGCGGACAACAACGCACCGGTCATCGGATCCTCCACCGTCACCGGCCCCCTCGCCTGCACCGGCAACACCCCACCACCCACCAACAACGGACTGACCAACACCGTCACCGGCCCCCGCACCGGCCAATGCAGCCAGATCTAA